One window of the Oncorhynchus clarkii lewisi isolate Uvic-CL-2024 chromosome 19, UVic_Ocla_1.0, whole genome shotgun sequence genome contains the following:
- the LOC139374920 gene encoding tetraspanin-5-like isoform X2, protein MMSGKHFKAHEVSCCIKYFIFGFNIIFWLLGVAFLGIGLWAWSEKGVLSNISSITDLGGFDPVWLFLVVGGVMFILGFAGCIGALRENSFLLKFFSVFLGIIFFLELTAGVLAFVFKDWIKDQLNFFINNNIRAYRDDIDLQNLIDFTQEYWECCGAFGADDWNLNIYFNCTDSNPSREKCGVPFSCCTKDPAEDVINTQCGYDIRAKAVSEQRTFIYIKGCVPQFEKWLQDNLTVVAGIFIGIALLQIFGICLAQNLVSDIEVVRESCLFT, encoded by the exons ATGATGTCCGGAAAGCATTTCAAGGCTCATGAAGTCAGTTGCTGTATCAAATATTTCATATTTGGATTCAATATAATATTTTGG TTACTTGGAGTGGCGTTCCTTGGCATAGGGCTTTGGGCATGGAGCGAGAAG ggTGTGCTCTCCAACATCTCATCCATCACAGACCTGGGGGGCTTTGACCCCGTCTGGCTCTTCCTGGTGGTGGGAGGAGTTATGTTTATCCTTGGCTTTGCTGGTTGTATCGGAGCACTGAGGGAGAACTCTTTCCTTCTCAAGTTT TTCTCCGTGTTCCTGGGGATCATCTTCTTCCTGGAATTGACAGCTGGAGTCTTGGCCTTCGTCTTCAAGGACTGGATCAAGGACCAGCTCAACttcttcatcaacaacaacatccgGGCGTACCGGGATGACATTGACCTGCAGAATCTCATAGATTTCACCCAAGAATAC TGGGAGTGTTGTGGAGCCTTTGGGGCAGATGACTGGAACTTGAACATCTACTTCAACTGCACAGATTCCAACCCAAGTCGCGAGAAGTGCGGAGTGCCCTTTTCATGCTGCACCAAAGACCCGGCA GAGGATGTCATTAACACCCAGTGTGGCTACGACATTCGAGCTAAAGCG GTCTCGGAGCAGAGGACCTTTATCTACATCAAAGGCTGTGTGCCTCAGTTTGAGAAGTGGCTTCAAGACAACCTGACAGTGGTGGCGGGGATCTTCATAGGAATCGCTTTACTACAG
- the LOC139374920 gene encoding tetraspanin-5-like isoform X5, whose protein sequence is MMSGKHFKAHEVSCCIKYFIFGFNIIFWLLGVAFLGIGLWAWSEKFSVFLGIIFFLELTAGVLAFVFKDWIKDQLNFFINNNIRAYRDDIDLQNLIDFTQEYWECCGAFGADDWNLNIYFNCTDSNPSREKCGVPFSCCTKDPAEDVINTQCGYDIRAKAVSEQRTFIYIKGCVPQFEKWLQDNLTVVAGIFIGIALLQIFGICLAQNLVSDIEVVRESW, encoded by the exons ATGATGTCCGGAAAGCATTTCAAGGCTCATGAAGTCAGTTGCTGTATCAAATATTTCATATTTGGATTCAATATAATATTTTGG TTACTTGGAGTGGCGTTCCTTGGCATAGGGCTTTGGGCATGGAGCGAGAAG TTCTCCGTGTTCCTGGGGATCATCTTCTTCCTGGAATTGACAGCTGGAGTCTTGGCCTTCGTCTTCAAGGACTGGATCAAGGACCAGCTCAACttcttcatcaacaacaacatccgGGCGTACCGGGATGACATTGACCTGCAGAATCTCATAGATTTCACCCAAGAATAC TGGGAGTGTTGTGGAGCCTTTGGGGCAGATGACTGGAACTTGAACATCTACTTCAACTGCACAGATTCCAACCCAAGTCGCGAGAAGTGCGGAGTGCCCTTTTCATGCTGCACCAAAGACCCGGCA GAGGATGTCATTAACACCCAGTGTGGCTACGACATTCGAGCTAAAGCG GTCTCGGAGCAGAGGACCTTTATCTACATCAAAGGCTGTGTGCCTCAGTTTGAGAAGTGGCTTCAAGACAACCTGACAGTGGTGGCGGGGATCTTCATAGGAATCGCTTTACTACAG